One genomic window of Acidobacteriota bacterium includes the following:
- a CDS encoding TRAP transporter large permease has protein sequence MELIILMGTLFVLLALGVPVAYSLLGASIATFLAMDIPLVVVFQRLAAGVSVFTLMAIPFFIFAGDLMYRSGIAQKLVEVAEAMLGRTRGGLGLVNVGASTMFGAVSGSAIASASAMGSTLMPLMKQKGYDADYAVNVTVTSAIVGLLIPPSHNMIIYSAASGIGVPIGDLFLAGVVPGLVTAAILMVVTWLVAVKRGYAAGSFPGWRAFARALLVAIPGLMAAVIIMGGILSGIFTATESSAIAVIYTILVGAFVYRSLGWSRFVEASMQSVKVTAMVLLIIGAATAFGYALAVLEAPSQLAELITSITRNPLLVLLIINVMLLVLGTFMDMSPLIVITTPILLPVVMEVGVDPVHFGIIMMLNLGIGLVTPPVGSVLFVGAAVGGLSVEKAVKTIWPFYLALIGALLLITYIPALSLSLPGLFK, from the coding sequence ATGGAACTGATCATCCTCATGGGAACATTGTTCGTGCTGCTCGCGCTCGGCGTGCCGGTGGCCTATTCGCTGCTCGGCGCGTCGATCGCGACTTTCCTGGCGATGGACATTCCGCTGGTGGTCGTCTTCCAGCGCCTTGCGGCGGGCGTCAGCGTCTTTACGCTCATGGCCATCCCGTTCTTCATCTTTGCGGGCGACCTCATGTACCGGTCCGGCATCGCGCAGAAGCTGGTGGAAGTCGCCGAAGCCATGCTCGGGCGCACGCGCGGCGGGCTGGGCCTCGTCAATGTCGGCGCGTCCACCATGTTCGGCGCGGTCTCGGGATCCGCCATCGCCAGCGCGTCGGCGATGGGGTCAACGCTGATGCCCCTGATGAAGCAGAAGGGGTATGACGCCGACTATGCCGTGAACGTCACCGTGACGTCTGCCATCGTCGGCCTTCTCATTCCGCCTTCGCACAACATGATCATCTACTCGGCCGCGTCCGGTATCGGCGTGCCGATCGGCGACCTGTTCCTGGCCGGCGTGGTGCCGGGGCTCGTGACGGCGGCGATCCTGATGGTCGTTACGTGGCTGGTGGCCGTGAAGCGGGGATACGCAGCCGGTTCATTCCCCGGCTGGCGCGCCTTCGCGCGGGCGCTGCTGGTCGCCATTCCCGGCCTCATGGCGGCGGTCATCATCATGGGCGGCATCCTGTCCGGCATCTTTACCGCGACTGAATCGTCAGCCATCGCGGTCATCTACACAATCCTGGTCGGTGCTTTCGTTTACCGCTCGCTGGGCTGGAGCCGGTTTGTCGAAGCGTCGATGCAATCGGTGAAGGTCACCGCGATGGTGCTGCTGATCATCGGCGCGGCGACCGCGTTCGGCTACGCGCTCGCTGTGCTCGAGGCGCCGTCGCAGCTTGCGGAGCTGATCACGTCGATCACGCGCAATCCCTTGCTGGTCCTGCTCATCATCAACGTCATGCTGCTCGTGCTCGGCACGTTCATGGACATGTCGCCGCTGATCGTCATCACGACGCCCATCCTGCTTCCGGTGGTGATGGAAGTCGGCGTCGACCCGGTCCACTTTGGCATCATCATGATGCTGAACCTTGGCATCGGCCTCGTAACGCCGCCGGTCGGCTCGGTGCTGTTCGTTGGCGCGGCGGTCGGCGGCCTGTCAGTCGAGAAGGCAGTGAAGACGATCTGGCCATTCTACCTCGCCCTGATCGGTGCGTTGCTGCTGATCACGTACATTCCTGCCTTGTCCCTCTCGCTGCCGGGTCTTTTCAAGTGA
- a CDS encoding TRAP transporter small permease, translating into MESLSRITHVIADGLVKVAAFGLVLMTAIVGWQVFGRYVLNSTPSWSEQAALTLMIWYVSLAAAAGVRQGFHIRIVALEEAVPPPVRKAMQVFSNIVVGACGLAMLVWGGELVMLTWDHVIPSLGISRGLAYLGLPIAGALMALFALERTLEVLAAKPLKDEEDPRWN; encoded by the coding sequence ATGGAAAGCTTGTCGCGCATCACGCACGTGATTGCCGATGGCCTCGTGAAGGTCGCGGCGTTCGGCCTTGTACTGATGACCGCGATCGTCGGCTGGCAGGTGTTCGGGCGCTACGTGCTGAACTCGACGCCGTCCTGGTCGGAGCAGGCGGCGCTGACGCTGATGATCTGGTATGTGTCGCTCGCGGCCGCCGCCGGTGTGCGCCAGGGCTTCCACATTCGCATCGTGGCGCTGGAAGAGGCGGTGCCGCCCCCGGTGCGCAAGGCGATGCAGGTCTTCTCGAACATCGTCGTCGGCGCCTGCGGTCTTGCCATGCTGGTCTGGGGCGGGGAGCTGGTGATGCTCACGTGGGACCACGTTATTCCCTCGCTCGGCATCTCGCGCGGCCTCGCCTACCTCGGTCTGCCGATTGCCGGCGCACTGATGGCGCTGTTTGCGCTGGAGCGGACGCTGGAAGTGCTCGCGGCCAAACCGCTCAAGGATGAGGAAGACCCGCGATGGAACTGA
- a CDS encoding pectate lyase, producing the protein MTGQLQRVAAALVIAVCLPMAGCATPAGAGEAESVAEAASRAAPAAGPEWFFPAIDWQAITDGGRGGEIVRVTTLANEGPGSLREAVAKPGARIIVFEVGGVIDLGKETLVVSSPDVTIAGQTAPSPGITLIRGGIDVKTHDVIIQHLRVRPGDNGEARGSGFAEDSISTASAYNLILDHCSLTWAVDENMSASGPRFTGETPDDWRAGTSHNILYSHNLVAEGLADATHPKFEHSKGSLIHDNVSGILIYANLYAHNYERNPLFKGGVHGQIVNNFIYDPGQRAVHYNLQGLEWGAVPYEVGRMDLIGNVMRGGQSTHQGLPLVMIGGDGDLELYARDNIAVDWKGDALPERGRYTTGRAKIVDASAPLPLPEGLPVLAATDVEKFVLANAGARPWDRDGHDVRVLANAAEGRGEIIDSQSEVGGYPKVEPTARPFDPALWDLNTMLPTSPDALDSSQKGRGT; encoded by the coding sequence ATGACGGGACAACTCCAGAGGGTTGCGGCAGCTTTGGTGATCGCGGTTTGCCTGCCGATGGCGGGCTGCGCGACACCGGCGGGCGCTGGCGAAGCGGAGTCGGTGGCCGAGGCCGCGTCCAGGGCCGCGCCGGCGGCTGGGCCGGAATGGTTTTTTCCCGCCATCGACTGGCAGGCCATCACCGATGGCGGCCGGGGCGGCGAGATCGTCCGTGTAACGACATTGGCGAATGAGGGCCCCGGCTCGCTGCGCGAAGCGGTGGCGAAGCCGGGCGCGCGGATCATCGTGTTTGAAGTGGGCGGCGTGATCGATCTCGGCAAGGAAACGTTGGTGGTCTCGAGCCCGGATGTCACGATCGCCGGGCAGACAGCGCCGTCACCCGGCATCACGCTGATCCGCGGCGGCATCGACGTAAAGACCCACGATGTGATCATCCAGCACCTGCGCGTGCGGCCGGGAGACAACGGCGAAGCGCGCGGCAGCGGCTTTGCGGAGGACTCGATCTCGACGGCCAGCGCTTATAACCTCATTCTCGACCATTGTTCGCTGACCTGGGCGGTTGACGAAAACATGTCGGCGTCCGGCCCGCGCTTCACCGGCGAGACGCCCGACGACTGGCGGGCCGGCACCTCGCACAACATTCTCTACAGCCACAACCTCGTGGCCGAAGGCCTGGCAGACGCCACGCACCCGAAATTCGAGCATTCCAAAGGGTCGCTGATCCATGACAATGTCAGCGGCATCCTCATCTACGCCAATCTGTATGCGCACAATTACGAGCGCAATCCGCTGTTCAAGGGGGGCGTACACGGACAGATCGTCAACAACTTCATCTATGATCCCGGCCAGCGCGCGGTGCACTACAACCTGCAAGGTCTCGAATGGGGCGCAGTGCCTTATGAAGTGGGGCGGATGGACCTGATCGGAAACGTCATGCGCGGCGGCCAGTCGACCCACCAGGGTCTTCCGCTCGTGATGATTGGCGGCGACGGCGACCTTGAGCTTTATGCGCGCGACAACATCGCGGTCGACTGGAAGGGCGACGCGCTGCCTGAGCGGGGACGCTATACCACCGGCCGGGCGAAGATCGTTGACGCAAGTGCGCCGCTTCCGCTTCCGGAAGGCTTGCCGGTGCTGGCGGCCACCGATGTTGAGAAGTTCGTGCTCGCCAATGCCGGCGCCCGGCCATGGGACCGCGACGGCCACGATGTGCGGGTGCTCGCAAACGCGGCCGAAGGGCGCGGCGAGATCATCGACAGCCAGTCCGAAGTGGGCGGCTATCCAAAGGTGGAGCCCACGGCGCGGCCGTTCGATCCGGCACTCTGGGATCTAAACACCATGCTGCCGACATCGCCCGACGCGCTCGATTCGAGCCAGAAGGGCCGGGGCACCTGA
- a CDS encoding alpha/beta hydrolase: MPSRRDLMALLASLPLAACASSVSLPAGDAAPDPRDPNLDLPLWPKGVPGGVPAGLAESIVLRDNPFGLLDRAAHDVTTPILSMFRPAEPDGSAILIIPGGGYKWVVIDKEGYEGARLFSARGACVYVLRYRLPHQGWVAGSEAPLQDAQRAIRLIRSRSAADGIDPGRVMVMGFSAGGHLAGNLATGFDAKVYESVDAADAFSARPDAAALIYPVATMTRPFAHEGSRLCLVGADPSVDAVKRWSIESRVHAGMPPVFLMHAEDDPAVPVENALMVYAALRSAEVPAAMHLFETGGHGFGLRGIAGTPLALWPDLIAGWGRAKGIFPGGAS, translated from the coding sequence ATGCCGTCCCGACGTGATCTCATGGCGCTGCTAGCCAGCCTGCCGCTGGCCGCCTGCGCGAGTTCGGTGAGCCTGCCGGCTGGTGATGCGGCGCCAGATCCGCGCGATCCGAACCTTGACCTGCCGCTCTGGCCAAAGGGTGTGCCCGGCGGCGTTCCGGCGGGCCTCGCGGAGTCCATCGTCCTGCGCGACAATCCGTTCGGCCTGCTCGACCGAGCCGCACATGATGTCACCACGCCTATCCTGTCCATGTTCCGCCCGGCCGAGCCGGACGGATCGGCGATCCTGATCATACCCGGCGGCGGCTACAAATGGGTTGTCATCGACAAGGAAGGCTACGAAGGCGCCCGCCTGTTCAGCGCGCGCGGCGCCTGCGTGTACGTGCTCCGCTACCGCCTCCCGCACCAGGGATGGGTTGCCGGCTCTGAAGCGCCGCTCCAGGACGCACAGCGGGCGATACGCCTCATCCGTTCACGTTCTGCCGCTGACGGCATCGACCCGGGCCGGGTCATGGTCATGGGCTTCTCGGCCGGGGGGCATCTGGCAGGCAACCTCGCGACGGGGTTCGACGCGAAGGTCTACGAGTCTGTCGATGCCGCAGACGCATTTTCGGCGCGGCCGGATGCCGCCGCCCTCATCTATCCCGTCGCCACCATGACGCGGCCTTTCGCCCATGAGGGCTCGCGTCTCTGCCTCGTCGGGGCTGATCCCTCCGTGGATGCGGTGAAACGCTGGTCGATCGAGTCGCGGGTGCATGCCGGCATGCCGCCCGTTTTCCTGATGCACGCTGAAGATGACCCGGCCGTCCCGGTCGAAAATGCGCTCATGGTTTACGCCGCCCTGCGCTCCGCCGAGGTGCCGGCGGCCATGCATCTGTTTGAGACGGGCGGACACGGGTTCGGCCTTCGCGGCATTGCCGGAACGCCGCTGGCACTCTGGCCAGACCTGATCGCCGGTTGGGGCAGGGCGAAGGGCATCTTCCCCGGCGGGGCGAGCTGA
- the kduD gene encoding 2-dehydro-3-deoxy-D-gluconate 5-dehydrogenase KduD has protein sequence MSLNSFSLAGKAAIVTGANTGLGQGIAVALAEAGANLALVGRSSPEETVELVKKAGRKAHVIMADLGSLERVDAIVDETREALGGIDILVNNAGIIKRNDSIDFTVEEWDSVMNTNLRTPFFLSQKAARAMIDAGKGGKIINIASMLSYQGGIRVPSYTSSKSGIVGMTRILANEWAKHGINVNAIAPGYFETNNTDALRADEKRNTEILGRIPAGRWGRPSDLAGAAVFLSSSAADYVHGTVLAVDGGWLAR, from the coding sequence ATGAGCCTCAATTCGTTCAGTCTTGCAGGCAAGGCCGCGATCGTCACCGGCGCCAATACGGGCCTCGGGCAGGGCATCGCCGTAGCGCTTGCGGAAGCCGGCGCCAACCTCGCGCTTGTTGGACGGTCCTCGCCCGAGGAGACGGTTGAGCTTGTGAAGAAAGCGGGCCGCAAGGCGCATGTCATCATGGCCGATCTCGGCAGCCTGGAACGGGTTGACGCGATTGTGGACGAAACCCGCGAGGCGCTCGGCGGCATCGACATCCTCGTCAACAATGCCGGCATCATCAAGCGCAACGACTCGATCGATTTCACCGTCGAGGAGTGGGACAGCGTGATGAACACCAACCTGCGCACGCCTTTCTTCCTCAGCCAGAAAGCGGCCCGCGCGATGATCGATGCGGGCAAGGGCGGCAAGATCATCAACATCGCGTCTATGCTCTCCTATCAGGGCGGCATCCGCGTGCCGTCCTATACCTCATCCAAGAGCGGCATCGTCGGCATGACCCGCATCCTTGCAAACGAATGGGCCAAGCACGGTATCAACGTAAACGCCATTGCGCCGGGCTATTTCGAAACCAACAACACCGATGCTCTGCGGGCGGATGAAAAGCGCAACACCGAAATCCTCGGCCGTATTCCGGCCGGTCGATGGGGCCGTCCGTCGGACCTTGCGGGCGCCGCGGTATTCCTGTCTTCGTCGGCCGCCGACTATGTCCATGGCACGGTGCTCGCCGTGGACGGCGGCTGGCTCGCGCGGTAG
- a CDS encoding RpiB/LacA/LacB family sugar-phosphate isomerase: MKIALIIENSQAAKSSLVHEALTTVAEPLGNQVFHYGMYTPEDKAHLTYPMIGILAGILINSKAADFIVTGCGTGMGSNLACNSMPGIFCGLVIDPTDAYLFGQINDGNAISMPYAKGFGWAAELNLQDCYRKLFEVERGVGYPKERAAVMAKNRGILSDLKKASCHDMLTVLKTIDQELLKTAISGEKFQEYFFANSQDAAISDYVKGVLAS, translated from the coding sequence ATGAAAATCGCGCTCATCATCGAGAACAGCCAGGCCGCGAAAAGCAGCCTCGTCCATGAGGCGCTCACGACGGTTGCCGAACCGCTTGGCAACCAGGTGTTCCACTACGGCATGTACACGCCAGAGGACAAAGCGCACCTGACCTATCCGATGATCGGCATCCTTGCCGGCATCCTGATCAATTCGAAAGCCGCCGACTTCATCGTGACCGGCTGCGGCACGGGCATGGGCTCGAACCTCGCCTGCAACTCGATGCCGGGCATCTTCTGCGGTCTCGTGATCGATCCGACGGATGCCTACCTGTTCGGCCAGATCAATGACGGCAACGCCATTTCCATGCCTTATGCCAAGGGCTTCGGTTGGGCGGCTGAGCTGAACCTGCAGGATTGCTATCGCAAGCTGTTCGAGGTCGAGCGCGGTGTCGGTTACCCGAAAGAGCGCGCGGCCGTCATGGCCAAGAACCGCGGTATCCTCAGTGATCTGAAGAAGGCGTCTTGCCACGATATGCTCACGGTACTGAAGACCATCGACCAGGAATTGCTGAAGACCGCGATCTCCGGGGAGAAGTTCCAGGAGTATTTTTTCGCGAACTCGCAGGATGCGGCGATCTCAGACTATGTGAAGGGCGTGCTTGCGTCCTGA
- a CDS encoding sugar kinase: MGARVVCFGELLLRLTAPGSERLLQSHTLEVCVGGAEANVAVSLANFGHDVRFASVVADNPLGSSALGELRRHNVGTGDVRRGPERMGLYFLEPGAVRRPSGITYDRAGSAFAQTAPDCLDWDEILPGTDLLHISGVTPAIGRNGADAAIRAVKAANAAGVSVSFDGNYRALLWEAWRGNGPDILREILSAASTAFINERDLALILGRSFASRAEAYAAAFEAFPRLKQIAATTRQQASVDDQAIAGEFVTRAGRWVSPVHDLPGVVDRIGGGDAFAAGALHAILTGRDPQYIIDFAVAAGALKHSIPGDFNRVSVAEVESAMAGGSLDVRR, encoded by the coding sequence ATGGGTGCTCGGGTAGTCTGTTTCGGCGAGTTGCTGCTGCGCCTTACGGCGCCGGGCAGCGAACGCCTGCTGCAATCCCACACGCTGGAGGTCTGCGTCGGCGGCGCCGAGGCGAACGTTGCCGTTTCGCTGGCAAATTTCGGCCATGATGTTCGCTTTGCGAGCGTGGTGGCGGACAATCCGCTCGGCTCGTCTGCGCTCGGCGAGCTGCGCCGGCACAATGTCGGCACCGGCGATGTACGCCGCGGGCCGGAGCGGATGGGCCTCTATTTCCTCGAACCGGGCGCGGTGCGCCGGCCGTCGGGCATCACCTATGACCGGGCAGGCTCGGCCTTCGCGCAGACAGCTCCGGATTGTCTCGACTGGGACGAAATCCTTCCGGGGACGGATCTCCTCCACATTTCCGGCGTCACGCCGGCCATCGGCCGGAATGGCGCAGACGCTGCGATCCGGGCCGTGAAGGCGGCCAATGCGGCCGGCGTCTCGGTGTCGTTCGATGGCAACTACCGGGCATTGCTCTGGGAGGCGTGGAGAGGCAATGGACCGGACATCCTGAGAGAAATCCTGTCGGCTGCAAGCACGGCCTTCATCAACGAACGCGATCTCGCGCTGATCCTCGGGCGCAGCTTCGCTTCGCGCGCCGAAGCGTATGCGGCGGCTTTCGAGGCTTTCCCGCGTCTCAAGCAGATTGCCGCGACCACCCGCCAGCAGGCGTCGGTGGACGACCAGGCGATTGCGGGCGAATTCGTCACGCGCGCAGGGCGCTGGGTGTCTCCCGTCCACGACCTTCCGGGCGTGGTCGACCGGATTGGGGGAGGCGATGCGTTTGCGGCGGGCGCGCTGCACGCGATCCTGACCGGGCGCGATCCCCAGTACATCATCGATTTTGCCGTCGCCGCCGGCGCCCTGAAACACTCGATACCGGGTGACTTCAACCGTGTTTCAGTTGCCGAAGTTGAGAGCGCGATGGCCGGGGGCAGCCTGGACGTCCGGCGCTGA
- a CDS encoding TRAP transporter substrate-binding protein, with the protein MRIAPENPRKGLSRRSVLAAGVASGLLAACGQRSGRAFLSSDTHPADYPTVTAVDEMARLLRERTDGRLDIKTYAGGQLGSERDTLEITIFGGLDLNRVNLAPLNAIEPVTTIPALPFLFRSNEHMRRALDSAIGDEILQSLTKHNLIGLCFYDSGDRNFYNTKRPIFTPADMKGLKIRVPNSDLYVSMIKALGADATPMSIAEVYQALVQGVIDGAENNWPSYESGRHFEVANYYSLTRHVIAPEVLVMSRRRWEKLDAGDRDLVRQAAKDSVPFMRAQWDARVDESRAKILAAGVKVNEINDPAEFAAAMRPVWDKYVVTDEQKRLVREIEAMAEAG; encoded by the coding sequence ATGAGGATCGCGCCCGAGAACCCTCGCAAGGGGCTGAGCCGCCGCAGCGTGCTGGCCGCCGGCGTGGCATCCGGCTTGCTGGCGGCTTGCGGCCAGCGCAGCGGGCGCGCCTTTCTTTCTTCCGATACCCATCCCGCCGACTACCCCACCGTCACTGCTGTGGACGAAATGGCGCGTCTCCTCCGTGAGCGGACGGACGGGCGGCTGGACATCAAGACCTATGCCGGCGGCCAGCTCGGTTCGGAGCGCGACACGCTCGAGATCACCATCTTCGGCGGGCTTGACCTGAACCGGGTGAACCTCGCGCCGCTGAACGCGATCGAGCCCGTCACCACGATCCCGGCCTTGCCCTTCCTGTTTCGCTCGAACGAACACATGCGGCGTGCGCTCGACAGTGCCATCGGGGACGAGATCCTCCAGTCGCTGACCAAGCATAACCTGATCGGTCTCTGTTTCTATGACAGCGGCGACCGCAATTTCTACAATACCAAGCGTCCGATCTTCACGCCCGCCGACATGAAGGGCCTGAAGATCCGTGTACCGAACTCCGACCTCTATGTCTCGATGATCAAGGCGCTCGGTGCCGACGCGACACCGATGAGTATTGCCGAAGTCTACCAGGCGCTGGTGCAGGGCGTCATCGATGGCGCCGAGAACAACTGGCCGTCCTACGAGAGCGGCCGGCATTTCGAGGTCGCCAACTATTACAGCCTGACCCGCCACGTGATCGCACCGGAAGTGCTGGTGATGTCTCGCCGCCGCTGGGAGAAACTGGATGCAGGCGATCGCGACCTTGTTCGGCAGGCGGCGAAGGACTCGGTGCCGTTCATGCGTGCACAATGGGACGCGCGCGTGGACGAGTCGCGCGCGAAGATCCTGGCGGCCGGCGTTAAGGTCAACGAGATCAACGATCCTGCCGAGTTCGCGGCGGCCATGCGGCCGGTCTGGGACAAGTATGTCGTGACGGACGAGCAGAAGCGCCTCGTGCGCGAGATTGAAGCAATGGCGGAGGCCGGCTGA
- a CDS encoding LacI family DNA-binding transcriptional regulator has product MREAAAFRATGRATINDIARIAKVSKKTVSRVINESPLVKPRTRHLVKAIIAELGFTPDPQARALALRRSFLVGMVYDNPSPQYVVNMQRGILDGLEDTDFQLVLRPVNRGDANYWHRLRTFIQQHKPFGLILPPSVSEDEELVDMLREHEVDYVRIASVELDTPGRMIRTHDAEGAAQAARHLCSQGHVDIAHIQGPETFRSAHERRAGFVRGLVEAGRSLPPAMIAEAGYTFDSGLQAMERLLYAKRRPTAVFAGNDEMATGAYVAVRKAGLRIPEDISIVGFDDTPIAGRLWPGLTTVRLPIRDMGRAAAQLLLDQAAGKEPKEIISFQPEIVVRESTAPPPAN; this is encoded by the coding sequence TTGCGCGAGGCGGCGGCTTTCAGGGCGACGGGCCGGGCCACCATCAACGACATCGCTCGTATTGCGAAGGTGTCCAAGAAGACCGTGTCGCGGGTGATCAACGAGAGTCCGCTGGTCAAGCCGCGTACCCGGCACCTCGTCAAGGCGATCATCGCCGAGCTTGGCTTCACGCCTGACCCGCAGGCGCGGGCACTGGCGCTGCGCCGGTCGTTCCTCGTCGGCATGGTGTATGACAATCCCAGCCCGCAATACGTGGTGAACATGCAGCGGGGCATCCTCGACGGGCTGGAGGATACCGACTTCCAGCTGGTGCTGCGGCCGGTGAACCGGGGAGACGCCAATTACTGGCACCGCCTGCGCACCTTCATCCAGCAGCACAAGCCGTTCGGCCTGATCCTGCCGCCATCGGTCTCCGAGGATGAAGAACTGGTCGACATGCTGCGCGAGCATGAGGTCGATTATGTGCGCATCGCGTCGGTGGAACTGGACACGCCGGGGCGGATGATCCGCACGCATGACGCGGAAGGCGCGGCCCAGGCCGCGCGGCACCTTTGTTCACAGGGGCACGTTGACATCGCCCACATCCAGGGGCCGGAAACCTTCCGCTCGGCGCATGAGCGCCGGGCAGGATTCGTGCGCGGCCTCGTGGAGGCTGGCCGGAGCCTGCCGCCGGCGATGATCGCCGAAGCCGGTTACACATTCGATTCGGGCCTGCAGGCGATGGAGCGCCTTCTCTATGCCAAACGGCGGCCCACGGCTGTGTTCGCGGGCAACGACGAGATGGCGACCGGCGCCTATGTCGCCGTGCGCAAGGCTGGGCTCCGCATCCCGGAAGACATTTCGATTGTCGGTTTCGACGACACGCCGATTGCGGGGCGGCTCTGGCCAGGACTGACAACCGTGCGCCTGCCGATCCGCGACATGGGGCGCGCCGCCGCGCAGCTGCTGCTCGACCAGGCGGCCGGGAAGGAGCCCAAGGAAATCATCAGTTTCCAGCCCGAGATCGTGGTGCGCGAGTCGACAGCGCCGCCGCCGGCGAATTGA
- a CDS encoding SDR family oxidoreductase, whose product MHLERRILITGGAGFIGSFLCERLLEAGANVICADNFFTGTRTNVAHLMNHPRFELMRHDVCFPLYVEVDEIYNMACPASPIHYQFDPVQTTKTSVHGAINMLGLAKRVKAKILQASTSEVYGDPAVHPQPEEYWGNVNPIGPRSCYDEGKRCAETLFFDYHRQHNLRIKVARIFNTYGPRMHPNDGRVVSNFIVQALKGEDITLYGDGQQTRSFCYVDDLVRGLMALMDSPDHVTGPINIGNPGEFTIRQLAEQVIDLTGSKSKLVFMPLPQDDPKQRKPIIDKAQQVLGWEPRVQLRDGLTKTIAYFDGMLAGKMAAE is encoded by the coding sequence ATGCACCTCGAGCGTCGCATTCTCATCACCGGCGGAGCCGGCTTCATCGGCTCGTTCCTCTGCGAGCGCCTGCTCGAGGCGGGCGCCAACGTCATCTGCGCCGACAACTTCTTCACTGGCACGCGCACCAACGTGGCGCACCTGATGAACCATCCGCGCTTCGAGCTTATGCGCCACGACGTCTGCTTCCCGCTCTATGTCGAGGTCGACGAGATCTACAACATGGCGTGCCCGGCAAGCCCGATCCACTACCAGTTCGACCCCGTCCAGACGACCAAGACCTCGGTTCACGGCGCCATCAACATGCTGGGCCTCGCCAAGCGCGTGAAAGCGAAGATCCTCCAGGCCTCGACTTCGGAAGTCTACGGCGACCCGGCGGTCCACCCGCAGCCGGAAGAATACTGGGGCAACGTCAACCCGATCGGCCCGCGCTCCTGCTATGACGAAGGCAAGCGCTGCGCCGAAACCCTGTTCTTCGACTATCACCGCCAGCACAACCTGCGCATCAAGGTCGCCCGTATTTTCAACACCTACGGCCCCCGCATGCATCCCAATGACGGCCGGGTGGTCTCGAACTTTATCGTCCAGGCGCTGAAGGGCGAAGACATCACCCTCTACGGCGACGGCCAGCAGACGCGCAGCTTCTGCTATGTCGACGACCTGGTGCGCGGCCTGATGGCCCTTATGGACTCGCCGGACCACGTCACGGGGCCGATCAACATCGGCAACCCGGGTGAGTTCACGATCCGCCAGCTGGCTGAACAAGTGATCGACCTGACTGGCTCGAAGTCGAAACTCGTCTTCATGCCGCTGCCGCAGGACGACCCGAAACAGCGCAAGCCGATCATCGACAAGGCGCAGCAGGTGCTGGGCTGGGAGCCGCGCGTGCAGCTGCGCGACGGCCTGACCAAGACCATTGCCTATTTCGATGGCATGCTCGCCGGCAAGATGGCGGCCGAATAG
- a CDS encoding 2-keto-4-pentenoate hydratase, whose amino-acid sequence MADTNSPGRTGSPAADARASAFVGARRAGASLPAYPGSLPSTMAEAYAVQTQAISLWPDRIAGWKVGRINAPWDAQYGTDRLAGPIFAGQLAKAGDAPSPIHLFAGGFGAVEGEIVIEVGQDAPASKLEWTLTEAAEIAGVFRLGMEIASSPFAGINDFGPLVTVSDFGNNNGLILGEEIREWRAASPTEWRLRTLIDGVEVGQADAASIPGGPLESFRAVLEICARIGHPLRRGMQITTGAVTGVHPLRPGQTASVEMAGLAPITCSAARAPSSQNQSNPA is encoded by the coding sequence ATGGCGGATACGAATTCTCCCGGAAGGACCGGCTCGCCGGCAGCCGACGCGCGCGCTTCCGCGTTCGTCGGCGCGCGCCGTGCCGGCGCCTCGCTTCCGGCCTATCCCGGGTCCCTGCCCTCGACGATGGCGGAGGCGTATGCCGTCCAGACACAGGCCATCAGCCTGTGGCCCGACCGGATCGCCGGATGGAAGGTCGGCCGCATCAATGCGCCCTGGGACGCACAATACGGCACCGACCGCCTCGCCGGCCCGATCTTCGCCGGCCAGCTTGCAAAGGCCGGTGACGCCCCGAGCCCCATCCACCTCTTCGCAGGCGGGTTCGGCGCCGTAGAAGGCGAGATCGTTATCGAGGTCGGACAGGACGCGCCCGCATCCAAACTGGAATGGACCCTCACCGAAGCCGCTGAAATCGCAGGCGTTTTCCGCCTGGGTATGGAGATCGCGTCCAGCCCGTTTGCTGGCATCAACGATTTCGGTCCGCTCGTGACCGTGTCGGATTTCGGCAACAATAACGGTTTGATCCTCGGCGAAGAAATTCGTGAATGGCGCGCCGCCTCGCCGACCGAATGGCGCCTGCGCACCCTCATTGACGGCGTTGAAGTCGGCCAGGCCGACGCCGCCTCGATCCCCGGCGGCCCCCTCGAATCCTTCCGCGCCGTGCTCGAAATCTGCGCCCGGATCGGCCATCCGCTGCGGCGCGGCATGCAGATCACGACCGGCGCCGTGACCGGCGTTCACCCTCTTCGTCCGGGCCAGACCGCCTCCGTTGAAATGGCGGGGCTTGCTCCCATCACCTGCAGCGCCGCGCGCGCGCCCAGCTCACAGAACCAGTCGAATCCGGCCTGA